The genomic region GAATTCGATTCATGTACTTGGATAAATCAATCACCAAACCATCGGTTAACGACTGGCCATTAGTACCAGTGCCGCCGCCCCGCGGGCTTAACACCACATCATTAAACTCTTCCTGGTTGGATAACTGCACCAATAACTGAATGTCTTTGGTGTTTTTAGGAAAGATAACCCCTTGAGGTAAGACTTGGTAAATGGAGTTATCAGTTGAAAGAACCACACGGTTGGCATAATCAGGATTGGTGTCTCCTGAGAATCCTGAAGCTTTCAGGCGTTCGATGAAAGAAAGGTATTTGGCCTGAATGGGCGAGACTTCAGAAAGCTTTGGAATCATGTTTCATCTCCACAATTGATGAGTGTGCAGATTTTAACAAACAACTGAGTTCTAAAGGGATATTTTTATGGTTCTTCGTCGTCTCTAAAGATATCTTCTATGCATTAGCAAAACCAACTTGAGGGCTTTCATCTAGCTAAAATACCTACACTGTAATTGGGGACAGAGTAAAACTAAATAGACTCCCTAGCTAATCCCTCTTCATGCTATCCTTTTTTATCTTAAAGTATGTGAGAAAGGAGTCTCCATGCCACGCCGTGCGGTTGGCGTAAAAATAGGGGTGATGGCTGATTGTAGAAATTTAATTTTACTCTGACCCGAATTATTCCCTGGCTATGCGGGGATATCGTCCAGAGAGCATTTAATAGGTGTCCTGTCCACACTGTCCATATACACTTCCTGCTTTAAATCCAGCCGATTTCAGAATAACTTTCCTGAAACTGGCTGTTTGTTTGTTCATTTCTTACGATTATTTTCAGAAAAAATCAGCTCGAAAATAAATACTGGTTAATAATAAATCTGTTTTCCGCTCAAATTATGTGGCTGCTTCTCCAAACGTGTCGAATAATTGTAATGAATAATTGGGGGCAGGTCTTTTTTTGCCTTTTAGCATTGAGCCTGATCATAAAACTACCCATCTAGAGATAGTTGGGTAGTTTTAATTCACCTACAGGCTTAACGCTGATTTTTTAGATATTAACAGCAATGTTATTTAATTTGGCAATGGCCTCACTCGGTAAAATCAACTCTGCTGCGGCTAAGTTTTGTTGTAGATGTTTAGTTGAAGATGTTCCTGGTATTAATAGAATATTAGCTGAACGCTGAAGCAACCAAGCCAAAGCGACTTGCATTACTGTCGCGTTTAGCGATATCGCAACTTCTTCTAAAATGGATGATTGTAGTGGTGTGAAGCCGCCAAGTGGAAAGAAAGGTGTATAGGCAATGCCTTCTTTTGCAAGCAGATCAATAAGTGCATCGTCTCTTCTGTGCACTAGATTGTACTGGTTCTGTACGCAAACAATTGGTGCGATACTGCGTGCTTCTTCAATTTGATTTGCAGTAACATTACTGACACCTAAGTGATTTATCAGACCTTCTTTTTGTAACTCGGCAAGTACGGAAAATGGTTCTGCAATAGAGCCTTCGGCTGGGCCATGAGCATCAAACATAGCTCGCAGATTGACTACCTCGATTTGTTCTATGCCAAGGTTGGTTAGATTATCATGTACGGCTTGAATAAGTTCAGGCTTTGAAAAAGCGGGCAACCAATCGCCTTTCTCATTCCGAAGAGTACCAACCTTAGTCACCAATGCTAGTTCTTTAGTATAAGGGTGTAATGCCTCACGAATGATTTGGTTCGTTATGTGTGGGCCGTAAAAATCGGAGGTGTCGATATGGTTAATGCCACTTTCTATTGCGGCTTGAAGGACTGCAATGGCTTCTTTTTTATCTTTAGGTAGACCAAAAACGCCGGAGCCAGCCAACTGCATAGCACCGTAACCCATTCGGTTGATTGTTTTATTACCGAGCTTGAATGTACCAGCTTGTTGAATGTTAACCATGATGATTTTCCTATGTGAGATGTTGGTTAGGTGGTCTATTCTAAGTTGCATCACTTTGTGCGACAATCCTATTTAATCAGAACGTGTTGTGCGAGATTTAGAACAATGAAGGCATCTATGAATGACATTTCGGCATTTGTTGCTGTTGCTAGAGCTGGTGGTTTTCGTGAGGCCGCAAGAGTAGAAAATATAAGCGCTTCACGTTTAAGTGATGCCATACGACGCTTAGAAAGGGAGTTGGGAGTACGATTGTTTCATCGTAATACTCGCAGTGTTGTCCTTACGGAAGTCGGTTTGGTTTTGTTAGAACGTATGAATCCTGTTATGAATGAATTTGATTCAGCGTTAGATATGGTCAATCTATATCGTGATAAACCCTCGGGTAAACTTCGTCTTAACGTACCTGTTAGTGCCGTAAAATTAATATTGCCAGCTATTGTCCCTGAATTTTTGGAGGCCTATCCTGATATTGAACTTGAAGTGACGGCGGAGAGCGATGCTATCAATATTATTGATGCAGGTTTCGATGCTGGTATTCGTTATGACGAGCGACTAGAACAGGATATGATTGCTGTGCCTATAGGACCACGTCAACAACGATATGCATTAGCCGCAGCGCCTAAATTATTAGATAGGTTAGGTCGACCAGCTCACCCTCGTGACCTATTGAATTATCCTTGTTTAACGGGTCGGTTTCGATCAGGGTTAGCCAACACTTGGGGATTTGAGAAAGATAATGAAGTTATAGAGATCAAAGTTTCAGGTCCTTTAGTGGTTAATATAGGTAGCGTTCTAGATCTTGCTGTTGATGCAGCTGTTGCTGGCACGGGTGTTGTTTATTTGTTTGAAGAATGGCTACAGCCTTATTTTGACTCAGGGCAACTTGAACCTATTCTTGACAATTGGTGGTTGTCTTTTAGCGGG from Marinomonas rhizomae harbors:
- a CDS encoding aldo/keto reductase family oxidoreductase; its protein translation is MVNIQQAGTFKLGNKTINRMGYGAMQLAGSGVFGLPKDKKEAIAVLQAAIESGINHIDTSDFYGPHITNQIIREALHPYTKELALVTKVGTLRNEKGDWLPAFSKPELIQAVHDNLTNLGIEQIEVVNLRAMFDAHGPAEGSIAEPFSVLAELQKEGLINHLGVSNVTANQIEEARSIAPIVCVQNQYNLVHRRDDALIDLLAKEGIAYTPFFPLGGFTPLQSSILEEVAISLNATVMQVALAWLLQRSANILLIPGTSSTKHLQQNLAAAELILPSEAIAKLNNIAVNI
- a CDS encoding LysR family transcriptional regulator translates to MNDISAFVAVARAGGFREAARVENISASRLSDAIRRLERELGVRLFHRNTRSVVLTEVGLVLLERMNPVMNEFDSALDMVNLYRDKPSGKLRLNVPVSAVKLILPAIVPEFLEAYPDIELEVTAESDAINIIDAGFDAGIRYDERLEQDMIAVPIGPRQQRYALAAAPKLLDRLGRPAHPRDLLNYPCLTGRFRSGLANTWGFEKDNEVIEIKVSGPLVVNIGSVLDLAVDAAVAGTGVVYLFEEWLQPYFDSGQLEPILDNWWLSFSGPYLYYSGRRLVPTPLRTFIDFVKSRDIN